A window of the Oncorhynchus keta strain PuntledgeMale-10-30-2019 chromosome 21, Oket_V2, whole genome shotgun sequence genome harbors these coding sequences:
- the LOC127910365 gene encoding uncharacterized protein LOC127910365 isoform X16, protein MTPLGLVWIMVCLMTTVSCQTLSEPDFVRYPRINDTEVLTCECSSRSCQTVFWFRTLHNNLDIQFLLLSLNNAGRTNHEASVDKHRFQASKRDGGSKMTFTLHIINISSEDAGLYTCVLQNQKENELWRPGVLLRPGETRPTLLPVTKPQPQGIPNSIPNGRCTKSNYQTPKGCGSKVLWPLVGVLLALAVAPRFYDRWLECCWPWLWLQGSLAVGWSAAGPGCGSKVLWPLVGVLLALAVAPRFSGRWLECCWPWLWLQGSLAVGWSAAGPGCGSKVLWPLVGVLLDLAVAPRFYDRWLECCWTWLWLQGSLAVGWSAAGPGCGFDLHTVLLQPTTQKVSTSVCQERTIGVIQNAHTADSETVLYLLYVSLQGSPSTL, encoded by the exons ATGACCCCATTGGGACTGGTATGGATAATGGTGTGTTTGATGACAACAG TGTCCTGCCAGACACTTTCAGAGCCCGACTTTGTCCGCTACCCCAGGATCAACGACACAGAGGTCCTCACCTGTGAGTGTTCCAGCCGCTCCTGCCAGACGGTCTTCTGGTTCCGCACTCTCCACAACAACCTTGACATCCAGTTCCTCCTTCTCAGCCTCAACAATGCTGGCCGGACCAACCACGAAGCCAGTGTGGACAAACACCGGTTCCAGGCCAGTAAGCGGGATGGGGGAAGCAAGATGACTTTCACACTGCACATCATCAACATAAGTTCAGAGGACGCAGGGCTGTACACCTGTGTGCTCCAGAACCAGAAAGAGAACGAGCTGTGGAGGCCAGGAGTTCTTCTCAGACCTGGAG AAACTCGGCCAACATTACTCCCCGTCACAAAGCCTCAGCCCCAAGGCATCCCAAACAGCATCCCAAACGGCCGCTGCACCAAAAGCAACTATCAAACCCCAAAAG GCTGTGGCTCCAAGGTTCTCTGGCCGTTGGTTGGAGTGCTGCTGGCCCTGGCTGTGGCTCCAAGGTTCTATGACCGTTGGTTGGAGTGCTGCTGGCCCTGGCTGTGGCTCCAAGGTTCTCTGGCCGTTGGTTGGAGTGCTGCTGGCCCTGGCTGTGGCTCCAAG GTTCTCTGGCCGTTGGTTGGAGTGCTGCTGGCCCTGGCTGTGGCTCCAAGGTTCTCTGGCCGTTGGTTGGAGTGCTGCTGGCCCTGGCTGTGGCTCCAAGGTTCTCTGGCCGTTGGTTGGAGTGCTGCTGGCCCTGGCTGTGGCTCCAAGGTTCTCTGGCCGTTGGTTGGAGTGCTGCTGGACCTGGCTGTGGCTCCAAGGTTCTATGACCGTTGGTTGGAGTGCTGCTGGACCTGGCTGTGGCTCCAAGGTTCTCTGGCCGTTGGTTGGAGTGCTGCTGGACCTGGCTGTGGCTTTGATCTCCACACTGTACTACTTCAGCC GACTACCCAAAAAGTGTCGACATCAGTTTGCCAA GAAAGGACTATTGGAGTAATTCAGAACGCCCACACTGCAGACTCAGAGACAGTGCTGTATTTACTGTATGTGTCCTTACAGGGATCTCCTTCCACTTTATGA
- the LOC127910365 gene encoding uncharacterized protein LOC127910365 isoform X10 — protein MTPLGLVWIMVCLMTTVSCQTLSEPDFVRYPRINDTEVLTCECSSRSCQTVFWFRTLHNNLDIQFLLLSLNNAGRTNHEASVDKHRFQASKRDGGSKMTFTLHIINISSEDAGLYTCVLQNQKENELWRPGVLLRPGETRPTLLPVTKPQPQGIPNSIPNGRCTKSNYQTPKGCGSKVLWPLVGVLLALAVAPRFSGRWLECCWPWLWLQGSLAVGWSAAGPGCGSKVLWPLVGVLLALAVAPRFYDRWLECCWPWLWLQGSMTVGWSAAGPGCGSKVLWPLVGVLLALAVAPRFSGRWLECCWPWLWLQGSLAVGWSAAGPGCGSKVLWPLVGVLLDLAVAPRFYDRWLECCWTWLWLQGSLAVGWSAAGPGCGFDLHTVLLQPTTQKVSTSVCQERTIGVIQNAHTADSETVLYLLYVSLQGSPSTL, from the exons ATGACCCCATTGGGACTGGTATGGATAATGGTGTGTTTGATGACAACAG TGTCCTGCCAGACACTTTCAGAGCCCGACTTTGTCCGCTACCCCAGGATCAACGACACAGAGGTCCTCACCTGTGAGTGTTCCAGCCGCTCCTGCCAGACGGTCTTCTGGTTCCGCACTCTCCACAACAACCTTGACATCCAGTTCCTCCTTCTCAGCCTCAACAATGCTGGCCGGACCAACCACGAAGCCAGTGTGGACAAACACCGGTTCCAGGCCAGTAAGCGGGATGGGGGAAGCAAGATGACTTTCACACTGCACATCATCAACATAAGTTCAGAGGACGCAGGGCTGTACACCTGTGTGCTCCAGAACCAGAAAGAGAACGAGCTGTGGAGGCCAGGAGTTCTTCTCAGACCTGGAG AAACTCGGCCAACATTACTCCCCGTCACAAAGCCTCAGCCCCAAGGCATCCCAAACAGCATCCCAAACGGCCGCTGCACCAAAAGCAACTATCAAACCCCAAAAG GCTGTGGCTCCAAGGTTCTCTGGCCGTTGGTTGGAGTGCTGCTGGCCCTGGCTGTGGCTCCAAG GTTCTCTGGCCGTTGGTTGGAGTGCTGCTGGCCCTGGCTGTGGCTCCAAG GTTCTCTGGCCGTTGGTTGGAGTGCTGCTGGCCCTGGCTGTGGCTCCAAGGTTCTCTGGCCGTTGGTTGGAGTGCTGCTGGCCCTGGCTGTGGCTCCAAGGTTCTATGACCGTTGGTTGGAGTGCTGCTGGCCCTGGCTGTGGCTCCAAG GTTCTATGACCGTTGGTTGGAGTGCTGCTGGCCCTGGCTGTGGCTCCAAGGTTCTCTGGCCGTTGGTTGGAGTGCTGCTGGCCCTGGCTGTGGCTCCAAGGTTCTCTGGCCGTTGGTTGGAGTGCTGCTGGCCCTGGCTGTGGCTCCAAGGTTCTCTGGCCGTTGGTTGGAGTGCTGCTGGCCCTGGCTGTGGCTCCAAGGTTCTCTGGCCGTTGGTTGGAGTGCTGCTGGACCTGGCTGTGGCTCCAAGGTTCTATGACCGTTGGTTGGAGTGCTGCTGGACCTGGCTGTGGCTCCAAGGTTCTCTGGCCGTTGGTTGGAGTGCTGCTGGACCTGGCTGTGGCTTTGATCTCCACACTGTACTACTTCAGCC GACTACCCAAAAAGTGTCGACATCAGTTTGCCAA GAAAGGACTATTGGAGTAATTCAGAACGCCCACACTGCAGACTCAGAGACAGTGCTGTATTTACTGTATGTGTCCTTACAGGGATCTCCTTCCACTTTATGA
- the LOC127910365 gene encoding uncharacterized protein LOC127910365 isoform X8, which translates to MTPLGLVWIMVCLMTTVSCQTLSEPDFVRYPRINDTEVLTCECSSRSCQTVFWFRTLHNNLDIQFLLLSLNNAGRTNHEASVDKHRFQASKRDGGSKMTFTLHIINISSEDAGLYTCVLQNQKENELWRPGVLLRPGETRPTLLPVTKPQPQGIPNSIPNGRCTKSNYQTPKGCGSKVLWPLVGVLLALAVAPRFSGRWLECCWPWLWLQGSLAVGWSAAGPGCGSKVLWPLVGVLLALAVAPRFSGRWLECCWPWLWLQGSLAVGWSAAGPGCGSKVLWPLVGVLLALAVAPRFSGRWLECCWPWLWLQGSLAVGWSAAGPGCGSKVLWPLVGVLLDLAVAPRFYDRWLECCWTWLWLQGSLAVGWSAAGPGCGFDLHTVLLQPTTQKVSTSVCQERTIGVIQNAHTADSETVLYLLYVSLQGSPSTL; encoded by the exons ATGACCCCATTGGGACTGGTATGGATAATGGTGTGTTTGATGACAACAG TGTCCTGCCAGACACTTTCAGAGCCCGACTTTGTCCGCTACCCCAGGATCAACGACACAGAGGTCCTCACCTGTGAGTGTTCCAGCCGCTCCTGCCAGACGGTCTTCTGGTTCCGCACTCTCCACAACAACCTTGACATCCAGTTCCTCCTTCTCAGCCTCAACAATGCTGGCCGGACCAACCACGAAGCCAGTGTGGACAAACACCGGTTCCAGGCCAGTAAGCGGGATGGGGGAAGCAAGATGACTTTCACACTGCACATCATCAACATAAGTTCAGAGGACGCAGGGCTGTACACCTGTGTGCTCCAGAACCAGAAAGAGAACGAGCTGTGGAGGCCAGGAGTTCTTCTCAGACCTGGAG AAACTCGGCCAACATTACTCCCCGTCACAAAGCCTCAGCCCCAAGGCATCCCAAACAGCATCCCAAACGGCCGCTGCACCAAAAGCAACTATCAAACCCCAAAAG GCTGTGGCTCCAAGGTTCTCTGGCCGTTGGTTGGAGTGCTGCTGGCCCTGGCTGTGGCTCCAAG GTTCTCTGGCCGTTGGTTGGAGTGCTGCTGGCCCTGGCTGTGGCTCCAAG GTTCTCTGGCCGTTGGTTGGAGTGCTGCTGGCCCTGGCTGTGGCTCCAAGGTTCTCTGGCCGTTGGTTGGAGTGCTGCTGGCCCTGGCTGTGGCTCCAAG GTTCTCTGGCCGTTGGTTGGAGTGCTGCTGGCCCTGGCTGTGGCTCCAAGGTTCTCTGGCCGTTGGTTGGAGTGCTGCTGGCCCTGGCTGTGGCTCCAAG GTTCTCTGGCCGTTGGTTGGAGTGCTGCTGGCCCTGGCTGTGGCTCCAAGGTTCTCTGGCCGTTGGTTGGAGTGCTGCTGGCCCTGGCTGTGGCTCCAAGGTTCTCTGGCCGTTGGTTGGAGTGCTGCTGGCCCTGGCTGTGGCTCCAAGGTTCTCTGGCCGTTGGTTGGAGTGCTGCTGGACCTGGCTGTGGCTCCAAGGTTCTATGACCGTTGGTTGGAGTGCTGCTGGACCTGGCTGTGGCTCCAAGGTTCTCTGGCCGTTGGTTGGAGTGCTGCTGGACCTGGCTGTGGCTTTGATCTCCACACTGTACTACTTCAGCC GACTACCCAAAAAGTGTCGACATCAGTTTGCCAA GAAAGGACTATTGGAGTAATTCAGAACGCCCACACTGCAGACTCAGAGACAGTGCTGTATTTACTGTATGTGTCCTTACAGGGATCTCCTTCCACTTTATGA
- the LOC127910365 gene encoding uncharacterized protein LOC127910365 isoform X1, producing the protein MTPLGLVWIMVCLMTTVSCQTLSEPDFVRYPRINDTEVLTCECSSRSCQTVFWFRTLHNNLDIQFLLLSLNNAGRTNHEASVDKHRFQASKRDGGSKMTFTLHIINISSEDAGLYTCVLQNQKENELWRPGVLLRPGETRPTLLPVTKPQPQGIPNSIPNGRCTKSNYQTPKGCGSKVLWPLVGVLLALAVAPRFYDRWLECCWPWLWLQGSLAVGWSAAGPGCGSKVLWPLVGVLLALAVAPRFSGRWLECCWPWLWLQGSMTVGWSAAGPGCGSKVLWPLVGVLLALAVAPRFSGRWLECCWPWLWLQGSMTVGWSAAGPGCGSKVLWPLVGVLLALAVAPRFSGRWLECCWPWLWLQGSLAVGWSAAGPGCGSKVLWPLVGVLLDLAVAPRFYDRWLECCWTWLWLQGSLAVGWSAAGPGCGFDLHTVLLQPTTQKVSTSVCQERTIGVIQNAHTADSETVLYLLYVSLQGSPSTL; encoded by the exons ATGACCCCATTGGGACTGGTATGGATAATGGTGTGTTTGATGACAACAG TGTCCTGCCAGACACTTTCAGAGCCCGACTTTGTCCGCTACCCCAGGATCAACGACACAGAGGTCCTCACCTGTGAGTGTTCCAGCCGCTCCTGCCAGACGGTCTTCTGGTTCCGCACTCTCCACAACAACCTTGACATCCAGTTCCTCCTTCTCAGCCTCAACAATGCTGGCCGGACCAACCACGAAGCCAGTGTGGACAAACACCGGTTCCAGGCCAGTAAGCGGGATGGGGGAAGCAAGATGACTTTCACACTGCACATCATCAACATAAGTTCAGAGGACGCAGGGCTGTACACCTGTGTGCTCCAGAACCAGAAAGAGAACGAGCTGTGGAGGCCAGGAGTTCTTCTCAGACCTGGAG AAACTCGGCCAACATTACTCCCCGTCACAAAGCCTCAGCCCCAAGGCATCCCAAACAGCATCCCAAACGGCCGCTGCACCAAAAGCAACTATCAAACCCCAAAAG GCTGTGGCTCCAAGGTTCTCTGGCCGTTGGTTGGAGTGCTGCTGGCCCTGGCTGTGGCTCCAAGGTTCTATGACCGTTGGTTGGAGTGCTGCTGGCCCTGGCTGTGGCTCCAAGGTTCTCTGGCCGTTGGTTGGAGTGCTGCTGGCCCTGGCTGTGGCTCCAAG GTTCTCTGGCCGTTGGTTGGAGTGCTGCTGGCCCTGGCTGTGGCTCCAAGGTTCTCTGGCCGTTGGTTGGAGTGCTGCTGGCCCTGGCTGTGGCTCCAAGGTTCTATGACCGTTGGTTGGAGTGCTGCTGGCCCTGGCTGTGGCTCCAAGGTTCTCTGGCCGTTGGTTGGAGTGCTGCTGGCCCTGGCTGTGGCTCCAAGGTTCTCTGGCCGTTGGTTGGAGTGCTGCTGGCCCTGGCTGTGGCTCCAAGGTTCTATGACCGTTGGTTGGAGTGCTGCTGGCCCTGGCTGTGGCTCCAAGGTTCTCTGGCCGTTGGTTGGAGTGCTGCTGGCCCTGGCTGTGGCTCCAAGGTTCTCTGGCCGTTGGTTGGAGTGCTGCTGGCCCTGGCTGTGGCTCCAAGGTTCTCTGGCCGTTGGTTGGAGTGCTGCTGGCCCTGGCTGTGGCTCCAAGGTTCTCTGGCCGTTGGTTGGAGTGCTGCTGGACCTGGCTGTGGCTCCAAGGTTCTATGACCGTTGGTTGGAGTGCTGCTGGACCTGGCTGTGGCTCCAAGGTTCTCTGGCCGTTGGTTGGAGTGCTGCTGGACCTGGCTGTGGCTTTGATCTCCACACTGTACTACTTCAGCC GACTACCCAAAAAGTGTCGACATCAGTTTGCCAA GAAAGGACTATTGGAGTAATTCAGAACGCCCACACTGCAGACTCAGAGACAGTGCTGTATTTACTGTATGTGTCCTTACAGGGATCTCCTTCCACTTTATGA
- the LOC127910365 gene encoding uncharacterized protein LOC127910365 isoform X15, with the protein MTPLGLVWIMVCLMTTVSCQTLSEPDFVRYPRINDTEVLTCECSSRSCQTVFWFRTLHNNLDIQFLLLSLNNAGRTNHEASVDKHRFQASKRDGGSKMTFTLHIINISSEDAGLYTCVLQNQKENELWRPGVLLRPGETRPTLLPVTKPQPQGIPNSIPNGRCTKSNYQTPKGCGSKVLWPLVGVLLALAVAPRFYDRWLECCWPWLWLQGSLAVGWSAAGPGCGSKVLWPLVGVLLALAVAPRFSGRWLECCWPWLWLQGSMTVGWSAAGPGCGSKVLWPLVGVLLALAVAPRFSGRWLECCWPWLWLQGSLAVGWSAAGPGCGSKVLWPLVGVLLALAVAPRFSGRWLECCWTWLWLQGSMTVGWSAAGPGCGSKVLWPLVGVLLDLAVALISTLYYFSRLPKKCRHQFAKKGLLE; encoded by the exons ATGACCCCATTGGGACTGGTATGGATAATGGTGTGTTTGATGACAACAG TGTCCTGCCAGACACTTTCAGAGCCCGACTTTGTCCGCTACCCCAGGATCAACGACACAGAGGTCCTCACCTGTGAGTGTTCCAGCCGCTCCTGCCAGACGGTCTTCTGGTTCCGCACTCTCCACAACAACCTTGACATCCAGTTCCTCCTTCTCAGCCTCAACAATGCTGGCCGGACCAACCACGAAGCCAGTGTGGACAAACACCGGTTCCAGGCCAGTAAGCGGGATGGGGGAAGCAAGATGACTTTCACACTGCACATCATCAACATAAGTTCAGAGGACGCAGGGCTGTACACCTGTGTGCTCCAGAACCAGAAAGAGAACGAGCTGTGGAGGCCAGGAGTTCTTCTCAGACCTGGAG AAACTCGGCCAACATTACTCCCCGTCACAAAGCCTCAGCCCCAAGGCATCCCAAACAGCATCCCAAACGGCCGCTGCACCAAAAGCAACTATCAAACCCCAAAAG GCTGTGGCTCCAAGGTTCTCTGGCCGTTGGTTGGAGTGCTGCTGGCCCTGGCTGTGGCTCCAAGGTTCTATGACCGTTGGTTGGAGTGCTGCTGGCCCTGGCTGTGGCTCCAAGGTTCTCTGGCCGTTGGTTGGAGTGCTGCTGGCCCTGGCTGTGGCTCCAAG GTTCTCTGGCCGTTGGTTGGAGTGCTGCTGGCCCTGGCTGTGGCTCCAAGGTTCTCTGGCCGTTGGTTGGAGTGCTGCTGGCCCTGGCTGTGGCTCCAAGGTTCTATGACCGTTGGTTGGAGTGCTGCTGGCCCTGGCTGTGGCTCCAAG GTTCTCTGGCCGTTGGTTGGAGTGCTGCTGGCCCTGGCTGTGGCTCCAAG GTTCTCTGGCCGTTGGTTGGAGTGCTGCTGGCCCTGGCTGTGGCTCCAAGGTTCTCTGGCCGTTGGTTGGAGTGCTGCTGGCCCTGGCTGTGGCTCCAAGGTTCTCTGGCCGTTGGTTGGAGTGCTGCTGGCCCTGGCTGTGGCTCCAAGGTTCTCTGGCCGTTGGTTGGAGTGCTGCTGGACCTGGCTGTGGCTCCAAGGTTCTATGACCGTTGGTTGGAGTGCTGCTGGACCTGGCTGTGGCTCCAAGGTTCTCTGGCCGTTGGTTGGAGTGCTGCTGGACCTGGCTGTGGCTTTGATCTCCACACTGTACTACTTCAGCC GACTACCCAAAAAGTGTCGACATCAGTTTGCCAA GAAAGGACTATTGGAGTAA
- the LOC127910365 gene encoding uncharacterized protein LOC127910365 isoform X3, protein MTPLGLVWIMVCLMTTVSCQTLSEPDFVRYPRINDTEVLTCECSSRSCQTVFWFRTLHNNLDIQFLLLSLNNAGRTNHEASVDKHRFQASKRDGGSKMTFTLHIINISSEDAGLYTCVLQNQKENELWRPGVLLRPGETRPTLLPVTKPQPQGIPNSIPNGRCTKSNYQTPKGCGSKVLWPLVGVLLALAVAPRFYDRWLECCWPWLWLQGSLAVGWSAAGPGCGSKVLWPLVGVLLALAVAPRFSGRWLECCWPWLWLQGSMTVGWSAAGPGCGSKVLWPLVGVLLALAVAPRFSGRWLECCWPWLWLQGSLAVGWSAAGPGCGSKVLWPLVGVLLDLAVAPRFYDRWLECCWTWLWLQGSLAVGWSAAGPGCGFDLHTVLLQPTTQKVSTSVCQERTIGVIQNAHTADSETVLYLLYVSLQGSPSTL, encoded by the exons ATGACCCCATTGGGACTGGTATGGATAATGGTGTGTTTGATGACAACAG TGTCCTGCCAGACACTTTCAGAGCCCGACTTTGTCCGCTACCCCAGGATCAACGACACAGAGGTCCTCACCTGTGAGTGTTCCAGCCGCTCCTGCCAGACGGTCTTCTGGTTCCGCACTCTCCACAACAACCTTGACATCCAGTTCCTCCTTCTCAGCCTCAACAATGCTGGCCGGACCAACCACGAAGCCAGTGTGGACAAACACCGGTTCCAGGCCAGTAAGCGGGATGGGGGAAGCAAGATGACTTTCACACTGCACATCATCAACATAAGTTCAGAGGACGCAGGGCTGTACACCTGTGTGCTCCAGAACCAGAAAGAGAACGAGCTGTGGAGGCCAGGAGTTCTTCTCAGACCTGGAG AAACTCGGCCAACATTACTCCCCGTCACAAAGCCTCAGCCCCAAGGCATCCCAAACAGCATCCCAAACGGCCGCTGCACCAAAAGCAACTATCAAACCCCAAAAG GCTGTGGCTCCAAGGTTCTCTGGCCGTTGGTTGGAGTGCTGCTGGCCCTGGCTGTGGCTCCAAGGTTCTATGACCGTTGGTTGGAGTGCTGCTGGCCCTGGCTGTGGCTCCAAGGTTCTCTGGCCGTTGGTTGGAGTGCTGCTGGCCCTGGCTGTGGCTCCAAG GTTCTCTGGCCGTTGGTTGGAGTGCTGCTGGCCCTGGCTGTGGCTCCAAGGTTCTCTGGCCGTTGGTTGGAGTGCTGCTGGCCCTGGCTGTGGCTCCAAGGTTCTATGACCGTTGGTTGGAGTGCTGCTGGCCCTGGCTGTGGCTCCAAGGTTCTCTGGCCGTTGGTTGGAGTGCTGCTGGCCCTGGCTGTGGCTCCAAGGTTCTCTGGCCGTTGGTTGGAGTGCTGCTGGCCCTGGCTGTGGCTCCAAGGTTCTCTGGCCGTTGGTTGGAGTGCTGCTGGCCCTGGCTGTGGCTCCAAGGTTCTCTGGCCGTTGGTTGGAGTGCTGCTGGACCTGGCTGTGGCTCCAAGGTTCTATGACCGTTGGTTGGAGTGCTGCTGGACCTGGCTGTGGCTCCAAGGTTCTCTGGCCGTTGGTTGGAGTGCTGCTGGACCTGGCTGTGGCTTTGATCTCCACACTGTACTACTTCAGCC GACTACCCAAAAAGTGTCGACATCAGTTTGCCAA GAAAGGACTATTGGAGTAATTCAGAACGCCCACACTGCAGACTCAGAGACAGTGCTGTATTTACTGTATGTGTCCTTACAGGGATCTCCTTCCACTTTATGA
- the LOC127910365 gene encoding uncharacterized protein LOC127910365 isoform X19, whose translation MTPLGLVWIMVCLMTTVSCQTLSEPDFVRYPRINDTEVLTCECSSRSCQTVFWFRTLHNNLDIQFLLLSLNNAGRTNHEASVDKHRFQASKRDGGSKMTFTLHIINISSEDAGLYTCVLQNQKENELWRPGVLLRPGETRPTLLPVTKPQPQGIPNSIPNGRCTKSNYQTPKGCGSKVLWPLVGVLLALAVAPRFYDRWLECCWPWLWLQGSLAVGWSAAGPGCGSKVLWPLVGVLLALAVAPRFSGRWLECCWPWLWLQGSLAVGWSAAGPGCGSKVLWPLVGVLLALAVAPRFSGRWLECCWTWLWLQGSMTVGWSAAGPGCGSKVLWPLVGVLLDLAVALISTLYYFSRLPKKCRHQFAKKGLLE comes from the exons ATGACCCCATTGGGACTGGTATGGATAATGGTGTGTTTGATGACAACAG TGTCCTGCCAGACACTTTCAGAGCCCGACTTTGTCCGCTACCCCAGGATCAACGACACAGAGGTCCTCACCTGTGAGTGTTCCAGCCGCTCCTGCCAGACGGTCTTCTGGTTCCGCACTCTCCACAACAACCTTGACATCCAGTTCCTCCTTCTCAGCCTCAACAATGCTGGCCGGACCAACCACGAAGCCAGTGTGGACAAACACCGGTTCCAGGCCAGTAAGCGGGATGGGGGAAGCAAGATGACTTTCACACTGCACATCATCAACATAAGTTCAGAGGACGCAGGGCTGTACACCTGTGTGCTCCAGAACCAGAAAGAGAACGAGCTGTGGAGGCCAGGAGTTCTTCTCAGACCTGGAG AAACTCGGCCAACATTACTCCCCGTCACAAAGCCTCAGCCCCAAGGCATCCCAAACAGCATCCCAAACGGCCGCTGCACCAAAAGCAACTATCAAACCCCAAAAG GCTGTGGCTCCAAGGTTCTCTGGCCGTTGGTTGGAGTGCTGCTGGCCCTGGCTGTGGCTCCAAGGTTCTATGACCGTTGGTTGGAGTGCTGCTGGCCCTGGCTGTGGCTCCAAGGTTCTCTGGCCGTTGGTTGGAGTGCTGCTGGCCCTGGCTGTGGCTCCAAG GTTCTCTGGCCGTTGGTTGGAGTGCTGCTGGCCCTGGCTGTGGCTCCAAG GTTCTCTGGCCGTTGGTTGGAGTGCTGCTGGCCCTGGCTGTGGCTCCAAGGTTCTCTGGCCGTTGGTTGGAGTGCTGCTGGCCCTGGCTGTGGCTCCAAGGTTCTCTGGCCGTTGGTTGGAGTGCTGCTGGCCCTGGCTGTGGCTCCAAGGTTCTCTGGCCGTTGGTTGGAGTGCTGCTGGACCTGGCTGTGGCTCCAAGGTTCTATGACCGTTGGTTGGAGTGCTGCTGGACCTGGCTGTGGCTCCAAGGTTCTCTGGCCGTTGGTTGGAGTGCTGCTGGACCTGGCTGTGGCTTTGATCTCCACACTGTACTACTTCAGCC GACTACCCAAAAAGTGTCGACATCAGTTTGCCAA GAAAGGACTATTGGAGTAA
- the LOC127910365 gene encoding uncharacterized protein LOC127910365 isoform X26 produces the protein MTPLGLVWIMVCLMTTVSCQTLSEPDFVRYPRINDTEVLTCECSSRSCQTVFWFRTLHNNLDIQFLLLSLNNAGRTNHEASVDKHRFQASKRDGGSKMTFTLHIINISSEDAGLYTCVLQNQKENELWRPGVLLRPGETRPTLLPVTKPQPQGIPNSIPNGRCTKSNYQTPKGCGSKVLWPLVGVLLALAVAPRFSGRWLECCWPWLWLQGSLAVGWSAAGPGCGSKVLWPLVGVLLALAVAPRFSGRWLECCWTWLWLQGSMTVGWSAAGPGCGSKVLWPLVGVLLDLAVALISTLYYFSRLPKKCRHQFAKKGLLE, from the exons ATGACCCCATTGGGACTGGTATGGATAATGGTGTGTTTGATGACAACAG TGTCCTGCCAGACACTTTCAGAGCCCGACTTTGTCCGCTACCCCAGGATCAACGACACAGAGGTCCTCACCTGTGAGTGTTCCAGCCGCTCCTGCCAGACGGTCTTCTGGTTCCGCACTCTCCACAACAACCTTGACATCCAGTTCCTCCTTCTCAGCCTCAACAATGCTGGCCGGACCAACCACGAAGCCAGTGTGGACAAACACCGGTTCCAGGCCAGTAAGCGGGATGGGGGAAGCAAGATGACTTTCACACTGCACATCATCAACATAAGTTCAGAGGACGCAGGGCTGTACACCTGTGTGCTCCAGAACCAGAAAGAGAACGAGCTGTGGAGGCCAGGAGTTCTTCTCAGACCTGGAG AAACTCGGCCAACATTACTCCCCGTCACAAAGCCTCAGCCCCAAGGCATCCCAAACAGCATCCCAAACGGCCGCTGCACCAAAAGCAACTATCAAACCCCAAAAG GCTGTGGCTCCAAGGTTCTCTGGCCGTTGGTTGGAGTGCTGCTGGCCCTGGCTGTGGCTCCAAG GTTCTCTGGCCGTTGGTTGGAGTGCTGCTGGCCCTGGCTGTGGCTCCAAGGTTCTCTGGCCGTTGGTTGGAGTGCTGCTGGCCCTGGCTGTGGCTCCAAGGTTCTCTGGCCGTTGGTTGGAGTGCTGCTGGCCCTGGCTGTGGCTCCAAGGTTCTCTGGCCGTTGGTTGGAGTGCTGCTGGACCTGGCTGTGGCTCCAAGGTTCTATGACCGTTGGTTGGAGTGCTGCTGGACCTGGCTGTGGCTCCAAGGTTCTCTGGCCGTTGGTTGGAGTGCTGCTGGACCTGGCTGTGGCTTTGATCTCCACACTGTACTACTTCAGCC GACTACCCAAAAAGTGTCGACATCAGTTTGCCAA GAAAGGACTATTGGAGTAA